A single window of Fischerella sp. PCC 9605 DNA harbors:
- a CDS encoding RluA family pseudouridine synthase: MVFLHPLSDFINCNSWSANSSVSYYYEGRCPQTGEVLRLPRTALAEEIAYGLMRYLATDDCYSCEGKMYGILLVELPDGEQRVLKAFSGLLNGCSVVEGWVPPIPGRDEVTLEEARTLAELGAIKQELINLKQLSERQQYEILSREFELRLQEMSDRHRDRKQQRHEQRQILCETLTGEALAAAVEQLDAESRRDGIERRQFKRQRDEALQPLKQLIAAADAQKRELKQRRKELSRQLQAQMHAVYSLTNFFGKSRSLQQLMPQGLPTGTGECCAPKLLHYAATHAFKPLAMAEFWWGSSSANQDKIQGEFYGACAERCQPLMGFLLSGLSQSNPIAEIGATAKTPPRQSLQRGEPPQRAGSPTPPLGKGRGGDDVRSLGFDLLYEDEWLIVANKPPGLLSVPGRYRDRQDSVLSRLRQLLPDSMALAAVHRLDQETSGILLLARDRQTYRQLSWQFQQRQVRKVYEALLCGCVTINQGVIELPLWGDPQNRPYQEVNWQYGKPSVTRFQVLAREEDYTRIEFMPLTGRTHQLRVHAADARGLGIPILGDKLYGCRAVTSRLHLHARELYFEHPQLGESFHLKARTPF; this comes from the coding sequence ATGGTATTCCTACATCCGCTTTCAGATTTCATTAACTGTAACTCTTGGAGCGCCAACTCATCTGTTAGCTATTACTATGAAGGACGTTGTCCGCAAACTGGCGAAGTACTCAGACTTCCCCGCACTGCTTTGGCAGAGGAAATCGCCTATGGTTTAATGCGATACCTCGCCACTGATGACTGTTATTCCTGTGAAGGCAAGATGTATGGAATATTACTCGTTGAACTGCCTGATGGAGAACAACGGGTACTTAAAGCGTTCTCTGGATTACTCAATGGTTGTAGTGTGGTTGAGGGTTGGGTGCCGCCGATCCCCGGACGAGACGAAGTAACGTTAGAAGAAGCTCGGACATTGGCGGAATTGGGCGCTATCAAGCAGGAGTTAATTAACCTGAAGCAACTGAGCGAACGGCAGCAATACGAAATCCTGTCTCGCGAGTTTGAACTACGTCTGCAAGAAATGAGCGATCGCCATCGAGATCGCAAACAGCAACGACACGAACAACGTCAGATACTTTGCGAAACGCTGACTGGGGAAGCACTCGCTGCTGCTGTTGAACAACTCGATGCCGAAAGTCGTCGGGATGGAATTGAACGACGGCAATTCAAACGCCAACGAGATGAGGCATTACAACCGCTCAAGCAGTTGATTGCAGCAGCAGATGCACAAAAGCGGGAACTGAAACAACGCCGTAAAGAACTGTCCCGCCAACTGCAAGCGCAGATGCACGCTGTTTATTCCCTCACGAATTTTTTCGGAAAATCGCGATCGCTACAGCAATTGATGCCACAAGGTTTGCCTACTGGCACAGGAGAATGTTGTGCTCCAAAGTTACTTCATTATGCGGCAACACATGCTTTCAAACCATTGGCAATGGCAGAGTTTTGGTGGGGATCATCCTCTGCTAATCAAGACAAAATCCAAGGAGAATTCTATGGAGCTTGTGCAGAGCGTTGTCAACCATTGATGGGATTTCTCCTGTCAGGATTGTCTCAAAGCAATCCGATAGCAGAGATAGGCGCGACTGCAAAAACCCCACCACGCCAGTCGCTACAACGGGGGGAACCCCCGCAACGCGCTGGCTCCCCAACCCCTCCCCTAGGTAAGGGGAGGGGAGGTGATGATGTGCGATCGCTGGGATTCGATCTTCTTTATGAAGACGAATGGCTGATTGTCGCTAACAAACCCCCAGGCTTATTATCGGTTCCAGGTCGTTATCGCGATCGCCAAGATAGTGTCCTCAGTCGTTTACGTCAGCTGTTACCTGATAGCATGGCGCTTGCAGCGGTGCATCGGTTAGATCAAGAAACATCTGGTATTCTCTTACTAGCTCGCGATCGACAAACTTATCGCCAACTTAGTTGGCAGTTTCAACAACGGCAAGTTCGCAAAGTTTATGAAGCTTTACTTTGTGGTTGTGTGACTATTAATCAAGGTGTAATTGAACTGCCATTATGGGGAGATCCTCAGAATCGTCCCTATCAGGAAGTTAATTGGCAGTACGGAAAACCAAGTGTAACTCGCTTCCAAGTGCTGGCAAGAGAAGAAGACTACACTCGTATAGAGTTTATGCCACTAACAGGACGCACACATCAATTGAGAGTTCATGCTGCTGATGCGAGAGGACTTGGTATACCCATTTTGGGAGATAAACTTTACGGATGTCGTGCAGTCACAAGTCGATTACATCTACATGCGAGAGAACTTTACTTTGAGCATCCACAGTTAGGAGAAAGCTTTCATCTAAAGGCAAGGACACCTTTTTGA
- a CDS encoding TldD/PmbA family protein: protein MWSELTKAIANINIPADWLGIRVVKETSSHRYLRDGLPQSNGKSSTTGAMLEVMVNGCIGYAATNSLELVSLQDAAEQAYKQALAASQWWIHPFQASSERPKVLGQYVSPFLEPLDALSAGEINDLLVRICQTLKVSDQIVRTTASANARERETWFVSSNGSEVYQKFMFFSSNYGAIAQDGAIVQQRTNNGWEANYYQGGIELFKQEDIWQQVQQIGEQAVELLTADECPTTHTNLVLAPDQMMLQIHESVGHPLEIDRILGDERNYAGGSFVNKSDFGVLVYGSPLMNITFDPTVPGELASYGYDDTGAVATREYLIKEGVLLRGLGSLESQKRAGVAGVACARACSWNRPAIDRMANLNLEPGKGSFEEIIADIEHGVYMESNRSWSIDDRRYKFQFGCEYAKLIENGQLTKTLRNPNYRATTPEFWHSLIKVGNSSTWEMYGTPYCGKGEPNQAIWVGHGSPVCVFANVEVFGGGT from the coding sequence ATGTGGTCTGAACTCACAAAAGCGATCGCTAACATCAACATCCCCGCTGATTGGCTCGGGATCAGAGTAGTAAAAGAAACTTCTTCTCATCGTTATCTTCGCGATGGTTTACCCCAAAGTAACGGTAAATCTTCCACCACCGGAGCGATGCTGGAAGTTATGGTTAATGGCTGTATTGGCTATGCTGCTACTAATTCTCTAGAACTTGTGAGCTTGCAAGACGCCGCTGAACAAGCATATAAACAAGCACTAGCGGCTAGTCAGTGGTGGATACATCCGTTCCAAGCCTCAAGTGAGCGTCCCAAAGTTCTTGGTCAATATGTTTCCCCATTTCTCGAACCATTGGATGCTCTCAGTGCTGGGGAAATCAACGATTTACTAGTCCGCATCTGCCAAACCTTGAAAGTCTCCGATCAAATTGTCCGAACCACAGCCAGTGCTAACGCCAGGGAAAGAGAAACATGGTTTGTTAGCAGCAACGGCTCAGAAGTGTATCAAAAATTCATGTTTTTCAGCAGCAATTACGGAGCGATCGCCCAAGATGGAGCGATCGTCCAACAGCGCACTAATAACGGTTGGGAAGCAAACTATTACCAAGGTGGAATAGAACTATTCAAACAAGAAGACATATGGCAGCAGGTACAGCAAATTGGTGAACAAGCAGTAGAACTATTGACAGCAGACGAATGCCCAACCACACATACTAATCTGGTCTTGGCACCAGACCAAATGATGCTGCAAATTCATGAAAGTGTCGGACATCCCCTAGAAATTGACAGAATTTTGGGAGATGAGCGCAACTACGCCGGGGGTAGCTTTGTTAACAAAAGTGATTTTGGGGTTCTAGTATATGGTTCTCCCTTGATGAACATTACCTTTGACCCTACTGTACCTGGTGAATTAGCCAGCTACGGTTACGATGACACTGGTGCTGTAGCAACACGAGAATATTTAATCAAAGAGGGTGTGCTGCTGCGCGGTTTGGGCAGTTTGGAAAGTCAAAAAAGAGCTGGTGTAGCGGGAGTGGCTTGTGCGCGTGCTTGCTCTTGGAATCGACCCGCCATTGACCGGATGGCTAACTTAAATTTAGAACCAGGGAAAGGCTCCTTTGAAGAAATTATTGCTGACATAGAACACGGCGTCTACATGGAATCCAATCGTTCCTGGTCAATAGACGATCGCCGTTATAAATTTCAATTTGGTTGCGAGTACGCTAAATTGATTGAGAACGGTCAGTTAACCAAAACCCTCCGTAATCCCAACTATCGAGCCACTACTCCAGAATTTTGGCACAGCCTAATCAAAGTCGGAAACTCCTCTACTTGGGAAATGTACGGCACTCCTTACTGTGGCAAAGGAGAACCAAATCAAGCTATTTGGGTAGGGCATGGTTCACCCGTTTGTGTATTTGCCAACGTCGAAGTATTCGGTGGCGGCACGTAA
- a CDS encoding TldD/PmbA family protein, which produces MKHEELSTLEVSFNQLIETLLLKKQASEQFTVKLNSERSQFTRFNHAKVRQTGIVADGWIELTLMQNQRSNFRQIPFTGNWEIDWQVTYKALQELREEISLLPLDPYLVLPSGTNTSREVHTGNLLPEEAVAPTILESVKELDFTGFYAGGVVINAYADSSGQKHWFTTDSFTLDYSIFNPEGQAVKGIFAGSDWHQQAYAAKIKEAKKQLELLSRSVKKLPPGQYKTYFAPAAVADLLTMLSWGGVSEADLQQGNSALAPLSRQEKQLASIFNLKENFQRGSVPRFNEWGEMAAPELPIITQGTLVNTLVNSRTAKEYQKTANGANGSESLRAPEVSPGNLAFENILPRLNTGLYVSNLHYLNWSDRPTGRITGMTRYACFWVEGGEIVAPIENLRFDDSLYRFWVENLLDLTNFQEFIPEVGTYESRQLGGIMVPGMLVKDFTYTL; this is translated from the coding sequence ATGAAACACGAGGAATTATCTACTTTAGAAGTCAGCTTTAACCAACTGATTGAAACTCTCTTGCTTAAAAAACAAGCAAGCGAGCAATTTACTGTGAAATTGAATAGCGAACGCAGTCAATTTACTCGTTTTAATCATGCCAAAGTCAGACAAACTGGTATTGTTGCTGATGGCTGGATTGAACTGACTTTAATGCAAAATCAGCGCAGCAATTTTCGACAGATTCCTTTTACTGGTAATTGGGAAATAGATTGGCAAGTAACATACAAAGCCTTGCAAGAATTACGCGAAGAAATTTCCTTGCTACCTTTAGATCCTTATTTGGTGTTGCCATCAGGAACTAACACCAGCCGAGAAGTACATACTGGTAATTTATTACCTGAAGAAGCAGTAGCACCGACAATTTTGGAATCAGTAAAAGAATTAGATTTTACAGGCTTCTACGCTGGAGGAGTTGTAATTAACGCTTATGCTGATTCCAGTGGTCAAAAACACTGGTTTACTACTGATTCTTTTACTTTGGATTACTCTATATTTAACCCTGAAGGACAAGCTGTTAAAGGTATTTTTGCAGGTAGTGATTGGCATCAACAAGCCTACGCAGCCAAAATAAAAGAAGCTAAAAAACAACTAGAATTACTTTCTCGCTCGGTTAAAAAATTACCACCAGGACAGTATAAAACTTATTTTGCACCAGCAGCAGTAGCTGATTTATTGACCATGCTTTCTTGGGGAGGTGTAAGTGAAGCTGATTTACAACAAGGAAACAGTGCTTTAGCTCCTCTATCGCGTCAAGAAAAACAGCTTGCTTCTATATTTAACCTCAAAGAAAACTTTCAGCGGGGATCGGTACCGCGTTTTAATGAGTGGGGAGAAATGGCAGCACCAGAATTACCAATTATTACACAAGGCACACTAGTAAATACCCTGGTTAATTCTCGCACCGCTAAGGAATATCAAAAAACTGCCAATGGTGCTAATGGTTCCGAATCCTTGCGTGCACCAGAAGTGAGTCCGGGAAACTTAGCATTTGAAAATATCTTACCCAGATTGAATACAGGATTGTATGTATCAAACTTGCATTACCTAAATTGGAGCGATCGCCCCACGGGTAGAATCACAGGTATGACTCGTTATGCCTGTTTTTGGGTAGAAGGTGGCGAAATCGTCGCACCCATAGAGAATTTGCGCTTTGATGATAGCCTCTATCGCTTCTGGGTAGAAAATCTCCTAGATTTGACCAATTTTCAAGAATTTATCCCCGAAGTTGGAACCTACGAAAGTCGCCAACTTGGAGGAATTATGGTTCCTGGCATGTTGGTAAAAGACTTTACGTATACGCTGTAG
- a CDS encoding COP23 domain-containing protein — MKQGLFSPLLAELTGLFGIIILVTSTVTALVNQPTYAVDTIFFCGKSKHQGRTVPATYVRTQSGRQIMMLRWVSENSFPPPWTPQIRCNEVSRRFQRSYDHGTLRYIITGIINKQSVVCAVAQQGDACTNNNVLFTLKPGTKPSAVLTSLLDTRGLAAGRVLDEAGGDDLVIDVDAYIQGIASQK; from the coding sequence ATGAAACAAGGCTTATTCAGTCCACTTTTGGCAGAGTTAACAGGATTGTTTGGCATCATCATACTAGTTACATCTACTGTAACTGCATTGGTAAATCAGCCTACCTACGCTGTAGATACAATCTTTTTTTGCGGTAAAAGCAAACATCAAGGCAGAACTGTACCTGCAACTTATGTACGCACGCAAAGTGGCAGACAGATAATGATGCTACGTTGGGTTTCTGAAAATAGCTTTCCACCACCGTGGACACCACAAATACGCTGTAATGAGGTATCTCGCAGATTTCAGCGCAGCTACGATCATGGCACCCTCAGATATATTATTACTGGAATTATCAACAAACAATCAGTAGTGTGTGCTGTTGCACAACAGGGCGATGCGTGTACAAATAATAACGTGTTATTTACACTCAAACCCGGGACTAAGCCTAGTGCTGTATTAACTAGTTTGTTAGACACTCGTGGTTTGGCTGCTGGTAGAGTTTTAGATGAAGCTGGGGGCGACGATCTGGTAATTGATGTTGATGCATATATACAAGGGATAGCATCACAAAAGTGA
- a CDS encoding tetratricopeptide repeat-containing S1 family peptidase, with the protein MKFDYVISSALIGVSMALVQVQEVLALSPQAVNEIAKQVTVRMEILGTPGSGVLVKQEGNTYIVLTAAHVVKNSKEVLKNPDKYQIITPDGQRHAVTEVKPLPNNLDLAVVKFISNRKYKCVKVGNANESSIGAAVYVYGFPKVQDTTKSRTGKFTQGRITGSAAKAIERGYAIAYDNSTLQGMSGGAVLNNKGELIGIHGKGDNSGEATDSGRSLKNQRNFAIPINTFVQHSASVGINLGISLPAQVATASKSDDFYIQALNKSQQGDLQGAINDLSEAIRLNPKYTFAYSLRGSVRQQLKDYRAAISDYSEAIRLSPNTYIFYLSRGTARALLREDLPEAVADFTKVIELATENEDEGDTLLHAYSSRGITHFFQNEYQDAVADLTQALKINPNYTAAYQMRGYARLGLGDRKGAKADWQKAAELFQQAGRKNEYLETLALIKKYQL; encoded by the coding sequence ATGAAGTTTGATTATGTAATTTCATCGGCATTAATAGGTGTATCAATGGCGCTGGTGCAGGTACAAGAAGTATTGGCGTTATCTCCACAAGCAGTGAATGAAATTGCCAAACAAGTCACTGTCCGGATGGAAATTCTAGGGACTCCAGGTTCGGGTGTGCTAGTCAAACAGGAGGGGAATACTTACATTGTTCTAACTGCGGCTCACGTAGTCAAGAACTCCAAAGAGGTCTTAAAAAACCCTGATAAATATCAAATTATTACACCAGATGGACAACGTCATGCCGTTACTGAAGTAAAACCACTACCCAATAATCTTGATTTAGCAGTAGTAAAGTTTATAAGTAATCGCAAGTATAAATGCGTTAAGGTAGGGAATGCAAACGAAAGCTCCATCGGTGCTGCGGTTTATGTATATGGTTTTCCAAAGGTTCAAGATACAACCAAAAGCCGAACTGGAAAATTTACTCAAGGAAGAATTACTGGTAGCGCCGCCAAAGCAATTGAGCGAGGCTATGCAATAGCGTATGATAATTCGACGTTACAAGGTATGAGTGGTGGTGCAGTTCTCAACAACAAAGGAGAGTTGATAGGCATTCACGGAAAAGGAGACAATTCTGGAGAAGCAACTGATAGCGGTCGTTCCCTCAAAAATCAACGGAATTTTGCTATACCTATCAATACTTTTGTACAGCATTCAGCAAGCGTTGGCATAAATTTGGGTATTTCTTTACCTGCACAAGTCGCCACAGCATCTAAAAGTGACGACTTCTATATCCAAGCCTTGAATAAGAGTCAGCAAGGTGATTTGCAAGGGGCAATTAATGACTTGAGTGAAGCGATTAGATTGAATCCTAAATATACTTTTGCTTATTCCCTACGAGGAAGTGTGCGACAACAACTCAAGGATTATCGGGCTGCAATTAGCGATTACAGTGAAGCGATTCGCCTTAGCCCCAATACGTATATATTCTATTTATCGCGGGGAACTGCTCGTGCCCTATTACGTGAAGACTTGCCGGAAGCAGTAGCTGATTTTACTAAGGTGATTGAGCTAGCCACTGAGAACGAGGATGAAGGTGACACCTTGCTTCACGCCTATTCGAGTAGGGGTATAACTCATTTTTTCCAAAACGAATATCAAGATGCAGTAGCTGACTTAACTCAAGCGCTAAAAATTAATCCCAACTATACCGCAGCGTATCAGATGCGAGGTTATGCCCGTCTGGGGTTAGGAGACAGAAAGGGAGCTAAAGCTGATTGGCAAAAAGCTGCTGAGTTATTCCAACAAGCAGGTAGAAAAAATGAGTACTTGGAAACGCTGGCTTTGATTAAAAAGTATCAACTGTAG
- a CDS encoding tetratricopeptide repeat-containing S1 family peptidase — protein MKLRLCLYGLTTTAIIFSAIVDIDQFFPVPTLVKTQKAIAALDPRIISNNASSITVQINSKNSHGCGVIIKREGNTYTVLTAANVVGEKSGKYKITASDGKSYEAKDIKQLPDNIDLAVAKFVSNKNYKVAKIGNSDTIKSNDKVYVFGFPKATSTTKKSVEHFAPGKTTANASNTSKSLENGYALMYDNQTLAGMNGSPVLNENGDLIAIHADSNTAEEASENPNVAVLKTTRNFAVPINTFVQQSKTVGIDLRISLPATVATAPTGDEYYIQGGQKEIKGDLKGAIADYSKAIEVNPQYAEAYNDRGIARFKLGDKQGSIEDFSQALRMISIGTNARYNRAYAYFQLQNYQSAIADFNEVLRINPNNADSYIYRGIARLELKDKQGGKADLQKAAELFKQQGRMEAYQKTLVMMRELQKYRLID, from the coding sequence ATGAAATTACGATTGTGCCTTTACGGATTGACGACGACTGCTATTATATTCAGTGCAATTGTGGATATTGATCAGTTTTTCCCAGTACCTACATTAGTAAAGACACAAAAAGCGATCGCTGCTCTCGACCCTCGTATCATCAGTAATAACGCTAGCTCTATCACAGTACAAATTAACAGTAAAAACAGTCATGGTTGTGGTGTAATTATCAAACGCGAAGGAAATACATACACTGTCTTGACTGCTGCTAATGTTGTAGGAGAAAAATCAGGTAAATATAAAATTACTGCTTCTGATGGAAAATCTTATGAAGCAAAGGATATTAAGCAACTTCCGGATAATATAGATTTAGCAGTAGCTAAATTTGTGAGCAATAAAAATTATAAAGTTGCCAAGATAGGAAACTCCGATACCATCAAAAGTAACGATAAAGTTTACGTTTTCGGGTTTCCCAAAGCAACAAGTACAACCAAAAAAAGCGTAGAACATTTTGCACCAGGAAAAACAACTGCTAATGCTTCCAATACCTCAAAATCATTAGAGAATGGTTATGCGTTAATGTACGACAATCAAACATTAGCAGGAATGAATGGTAGTCCAGTATTGAACGAAAACGGTGACTTAATCGCCATTCACGCTGATAGTAATACAGCAGAGGAAGCGTCAGAAAATCCCAACGTTGCCGTACTCAAAACCACCCGAAATTTTGCTGTACCTATTAATACTTTTGTGCAACAGTCAAAAACTGTTGGAATTGACCTGCGTATTTCTTTACCTGCAACCGTTGCTACAGCACCTACGGGTGATGAATATTATATTCAGGGTGGGCAAAAGGAGATTAAAGGTGATTTAAAAGGAGCGATCGCAGATTATAGTAAAGCAATTGAGGTTAATCCACAATATGCTGAAGCTTACAATGATAGAGGTATAGCTCGCTTTAAATTGGGTGACAAACAAGGAAGTATCGAGGATTTCAGTCAAGCACTGCGGATGATTTCCATCGGGACTAACGCCCGCTATAATCGCGCTTATGCTTACTTCCAATTGCAAAATTATCAATCGGCAATTGCTGATTTTAACGAAGTATTACGAATTAATCCCAACAATGCTGATTCCTATATTTACCGGGGTATTGCCCGTTTGGAATTAAAAGATAAGCAAGGAGGAAAAGCAGACTTGCAAAAAGCTGCGGAGTTATTTAAACAACAAGGAAGGATGGAAGCATATCAAAAAACACTTGTGATGATGCGCGAACTACAAAAATATCGATTGATAGACTAA
- the hisB gene encoding imidazoleglycerol-phosphate dehydratase HisB → MQISDRQTLSSSNNQSTKTPRIASLRRTTGETDVQVTINLDGTGVCNAATGIPFLDHMLHQIASHGLIDLDIQATGDLHIDDHHTNEDVAITLGQAISQALGDRKGIVRFGNFLAPLDEALIQVALDFSGRPHLSYGLQIPTQRVGTYDTQLVREFFVALANNSQMTLHIRQLDGINSHHIIEATFKAFARAMRMAVEIDLRRAGMIPSSKGVL, encoded by the coding sequence ATGCAAATAAGCGATCGCCAAACTCTTTCTTCATCCAACAATCAGTCCACCAAAACCCCGCGTATTGCCTCTTTACGCCGCACTACGGGGGAAACGGATGTACAAGTCACGATTAATCTCGATGGTACAGGGGTTTGCAATGCAGCTACTGGCATTCCGTTTTTAGATCACATGCTGCATCAAATAGCATCTCATGGGTTAATTGACTTGGATATCCAAGCCACGGGAGATTTACATATTGATGACCACCACACTAACGAAGATGTAGCAATTACCCTTGGACAAGCTATTAGCCAAGCACTGGGCGATCGCAAAGGTATTGTCCGCTTTGGTAATTTCCTCGCACCTCTGGATGAGGCATTAATTCAAGTGGCGTTAGACTTTTCTGGACGTCCCCATCTCAGCTACGGCTTGCAAATTCCCACCCAGCGGGTGGGAACCTATGACACCCAACTAGTACGCGAATTTTTTGTGGCGCTAGCGAATAATAGCCAAATGACGCTGCACATTCGCCAGTTAGATGGCATTAATTCCCATCACATCATTGAGGCGACGTTTAAAGCGTTTGCAAGGGCAATGCGGATGGCGGTGGAGATCGATCTCCGGCGTGCAGGGATGATCCCCAGTTCTAAGGGGGTGTTGTAG
- the fabI gene encoding enoyl-ACP reductase FabI, translating into MLDLTGKNALVTGIANNRSIAWGIAQQLHKAGANLGITYLPDEKGKMEKKVAELVEPLNPSLFLPCNVQHDEQVKSTFETIRDKWGKLDILIHCLAFANKDDLSGDFSQTSREGFHTALEVSTYSLAQLAGAAKPLMTQGASIVTLTYLGAVRAIPNYNVMGVAKAGLEASVRYLAAELGPSNIRVNAISAGPIRTLASSAVGGILDMIHHVEKVAPLRRTVTQTEVGNAAAFLCSDLASGITGQVLYVDSGYEIMGM; encoded by the coding sequence ATGCTGGATTTAACTGGAAAAAATGCCTTGGTTACTGGCATTGCTAATAACCGCTCGATTGCCTGGGGTATTGCCCAACAACTGCACAAAGCCGGTGCTAACCTCGGCATTACCTATTTACCAGATGAAAAAGGCAAAATGGAGAAAAAGGTCGCAGAACTGGTAGAACCCCTCAACCCTAGCCTGTTTCTGCCCTGTAACGTCCAACATGACGAGCAGGTTAAGTCTACTTTTGAGACAATCCGCGATAAGTGGGGCAAGTTAGACATCCTCATCCATTGCCTTGCTTTTGCCAACAAAGACGATCTGAGTGGGGACTTTAGCCAAACCTCCCGTGAGGGTTTCCATACAGCTTTAGAAGTCAGCACTTACTCCTTGGCGCAGCTGGCGGGTGCAGCTAAACCTTTGATGACACAAGGAGCAAGCATAGTCACTCTCACTTATTTGGGTGCTGTCAGAGCAATTCCCAACTATAACGTCATGGGAGTTGCCAAAGCTGGGCTGGAGGCTAGCGTACGTTACCTGGCTGCGGAACTAGGCCCCTCAAATATCCGGGTGAATGCCATTTCCGCAGGGCCGATCCGCACTTTAGCTTCAAGTGCCGTTGGAGGTATTCTAGATATGATTCATCATGTGGAGAAAGTAGCTCCTTTGCGACGTACTGTGACTCAAACAGAGGTGGGTAACGCAGCAGCTTTCTTGTGTAGCGACTTGGCAAGCGGAATTACAGGGCAAGTCCTGTATGTAGACTCAGGATATGAAATCATGGGAATGTAA
- the ntcA gene encoding global nitrogen regulator NtcA, which translates to MIVTQDKALANVFRQMATGAFPPVVETFERNKTIFFPGDPAERVYFLLKGAVKLSRVYEAGEEITVALLRENSVFGVLSLLTGNKSDRFYHAVAFTPVELLSAPIEQVEQALKDNPELSMLMLRGLSSRILQTEMMIETLAHRDMGSRLISFLLILCRDFGVPCADGITIDLKLSHQAIAEAIGSTRVTVTRLLGDLREKKLISIHKKKITVHKPVTLSRQFT; encoded by the coding sequence ATGATCGTGACACAAGATAAAGCCCTAGCAAATGTTTTTCGTCAGATGGCGACTGGAGCGTTTCCGCCAGTTGTGGAAACGTTTGAACGCAACAAAACGATCTTTTTCCCCGGCGATCCTGCAGAACGAGTTTATTTTCTTTTAAAAGGTGCAGTGAAACTATCCAGGGTGTACGAGGCAGGAGAAGAAATTACCGTAGCGCTACTGCGGGAAAATAGCGTTTTTGGGGTTTTGTCCCTACTAACGGGAAACAAGTCCGATCGCTTTTATCATGCAGTTGCTTTTACACCTGTAGAATTGTTATCAGCTCCAATTGAACAGGTGGAACAAGCACTCAAAGACAACCCAGAATTGTCGATGTTAATGTTGCGAGGCTTGTCTTCGCGGATTCTCCAGACAGAGATGATGATTGAAACACTTGCTCACCGTGATATGGGTTCGAGGTTGATCAGTTTTCTATTAATTCTCTGTCGGGATTTTGGTGTTCCTTGTGCAGATGGAATCACAATTGATCTCAAGCTATCTCATCAGGCGATCGCTGAAGCAATTGGTTCTACTCGCGTCACCGTCACCAGGTTACTAGGCGATTTGCGCGAAAAGAAGTTGATTTCCATACACAAGAAAAAAATCACTGTTCATAAGCCTGTTACCTTAAGTCGGCAATTCACTTAA